One Falco peregrinus isolate bFalPer1 chromosome 6, bFalPer1.pri, whole genome shotgun sequence DNA segment encodes these proteins:
- the MICALL1 gene encoding MICAL-like protein 1 isoform X2 — protein sequence MVSMKVPDCLSIMTYVSQYYNHFNNPSQASIPPPMKRPAAASSPPLLSHKKPVAVVEGPSAPQDDAPSDLSEQSQRTTLSSTCAACQQHVHLVQRYLAEGKLYHRQCFRCKECSSTLLPGSYKPGSEAGTFVCTQHRGKLAMSGRVERRPSPDRRSPELRTETGAGSVGEDTLPTGAEVGKSDGDSLKSVAETHMPAEGLAGPVEKDNMPSKAETAMAPAHAGNEAPVPQTPPRPPLPSKPTVLSQDKASSLDGRLREMRPTPAPRRAADTSALSPPTSHPVPRPRSTLQGEGSECGPAVVNGRAPEPSPPVPKPRGRPCSSDRAGAAARAKDPPWMALVQAEPKKKPAPPPPPGSSHETLSRTSEEEDGEEVGKARSEESRSDATDPRPYNPFEEEDEEEEESAAAQKSTPEQEQSETAAKPLHPWYGITPTSSPKAKKRPAPRAPSASPLAHHPISRLSHSEPSSSTPSPALSLESINSESSAKVPGDTDEVSVPKSSSEPTVHTPTATKTSSTDTPLASVSSSESPAAPASLSTNSSFSSSSELASFSGEAQPSTPHASRSVSTGSLKTSPSRLPPKPPAGASTTAVLLTSDGDAGSPKTPSSPKPQLKSSCKENPFNRKPSPAASPSAKKPPKGSKPVRPPAPGHGFPLIKRKVQTDQYIPEEDIYGEMDAIEHQLDQLEHRGVALEEKLRSAENDSPEDSLLVDWFKLIHEKHVLVRHESELIYIFKQQNLEQRQSDVEYELRCLLNKPEKDWTDEDRGREKVLMQELVTIIEQRNAIVNCLDEDRQREEEEDKMLEAMIKRKEFHKETETESKKKGKFKPMKVLKLLGNKHDSKSKSPKEKS from the exons CCAGCATCCCTCCGCCTATGAAGcgcccagctgctgcctcctcaccTCCTCTGCTGTCCCACAAGAAGCCCGTGGCTGTGGTGGAGGGTCCCTCAGCACCGCAG GATGATGCCCCCTCGGACCTGTCGGAGCAGTCCCAGCGCACGACACTCAGCAGTACCTGCGCCGCCTGCCAGCAGCATGTCCATCTGGTCCAGCGTTACCTGGCCGAGGGCAAGCTCTACCACCGCCAGTGCTTTAG GTGTAAGGAATGCTCCAGCACACTGCTCCCAGGGTCATACAAGCCCGGGTCAGAGGCAGGGACCTTTGTCTGCACACAGCATCGTGGTAAACTGGCCATGAGTGGAAGGGTGGAGCGGAGGCCCAGCCCAGACCGACGGTCCCCAGAGCTGAGGACTGAAACTGGGGCTGGCAGCGTGGGTGAGGATACCCTCCCCACAGGAGCAGAGGTGGGAAAGAGCGATGGCGACTCCCTGAAGAGCGTGGCAGAGACCCATATGCCTGCAGAGGGGCTTGCtggccctgtggagaaggacaaCATGCCCAGCAAAGCAGAGACAGCGATGGCCCCTGCTCATGCAGGCAACGAGGCACCTGTCCCCCAAACTCCCCCCAGACCTCCCCTTCCCAGCAAGCCCACAGTGCTCAGCCAGGACAAAGCCAGCTCACTGGATGGACGACTCAGGGAGATGCGACCCACCCCTGCCCCAAGGAGGGCTGCGGACACGTCGGCCCTCTCCCCTCCGACCTCTCACCCAGTGCCGCGGCCCAGGTCCACTCTCCAGGGCGAGGGCAGCGAGTGTGGGCCTGCCGTCGTGAATG GTAGGGCACCTGAACCCAGCCCCCCTGTCCCAAAACCCCGAGGGAGACCCTGCTCCTCTGATCG tgctggagctgctgcaagaGCCAAGGACCCACCGTGGATGGCCTTAGTGCAAGCAGAGCCCAAGAAGAAGccagctccccctccccccccgggCAGCAGCCACGAGACTCTGAGTAGGACttcagaggaggaggatggggaggaggtagGGAAAGCCAGGAGCGAGGAGAGCAGGTCTGACGCCACAGACCCCAGACCATACAACCCCtttgaggaggaggatgaggaggaagaggagagtgCTGCTGCCCAAAAGAGCACGCCTGAGCAGGAGCAGAGTGAGACTGCTGCCAAGCCTCTCCACCCCTGGTATGGCATcactcccaccagcagcccaaAGGCAAAGAAGCGGCCAGCTCCACGAGCCCCCAGTGCTTCCCCACTAG CCCACCACCCCATCTCCAGGCTGTCACACTCGGAGCCATCGTCTTCTACTCCATCTCCAGCCCTCAGCCTTGAGAGCATCAACTCTGAGAGTTCAGCCAAGGTGCCGGGTGACACCGATGAGGTCTCGGTGCCCAAAAGCTCCTCTGAACCCACTGTCCACACGCCAACAGCCACCAAGACCTCTAGCACTGACACGCCACTGGCCAGTGTCTCTTCCAGTGAaagccctgctgccccagccagcctctccaccaactcctccttctcctcctccagcgAGCTGGCCAGCTTCAGTGGGgaggcacagcccagcaccccacatGCCAGCAGGAGTGTTTCCACTGGCAGCTTAAAGaccagccccagccggctgccccCCAAGCCTCCTGCTGGGGCTAGCACTACAGCCGTCCTCTTGACTTCAGATGGGGATGCTGGGAGCCCCAAGACGCCTTCCTCACCCAAGCCGCAGCTGAAG TCTTCCTGCAAAGAGAACCCCTTCAACCGGAAGCCATcacctgctgcctccccctctGCAAAGAAACCTCCCAAGGGCTCCAAGCCAGTTCGTCCTCCTGCACCGGGTCATGGCTTCCCACTGATCAAACGCAAG GTGCAGACAGATCAGTACATTCCTGAGGAAGACATCTATGGGGAGATGGATGCCATTGAGCACCAGCTGGACCAGCTGGAGCACCGTGGGGTGGCCTTGGAGGAAAAACTTCGCAGTGCTGAGAATG ACAGCCCCGAGGACAGCCTGCTGGTGGACTGGTTCAAACTCATCCATGAGAAGCATGTGCTAGTGCGCCATGAATCGGAGCTTATCTACAT CTTCAAGCAACAGAACCTGGAGCAGCGGCAGTCAGATGTGGAGTATGAACTGCGTTGCCTCCTCAACAAGCCAG AGAAGGACTGGACCGATGAGGACCgagggagggagaaggtgcTGATGCAAGAGCTGGTGACCATCATTGAGCAGAGGAACGCCATTGTGAACTGCCTGGACGAGGACCGGCAGAG agaagaggaggaggataaAATGTTGGAAGCCATGATTAAAAGGAAAG AATTTCACAAGGAGACGGAGactgaaagcaagaagaaaggCAAATTCAAGCCCATGAAGGTGCTTAAGCTGCTGGGCAACAAGCATGACTCCAAGAGCAAATCGCCCAAGGAGAAAAGCTAG
- the MICALL1 gene encoding MICAL-like protein 1 isoform X3: protein MKRPAAASSPPLLSHKKPVAVVEGPSAPQDDAPSDLSEQSQRTTLSSTCAACQQHVHLVQRYLAEGKLYHRQCFRCKECSSTLLPGSYKPGSEAGTFVCTQHRGKLAMSGRVERRPSPDRRSPELRTETGAGSVGEDTLPTGAEVGKSDGDSLKSVAETHMPAEGLAGPVEKDNMPSKAETAMAPAHAGNEAPVPQTPPRPPLPSKPTVLSQDKASSLDGRLREMRPTPAPRRAADTSALSPPTSHPVPRPRSTLQGEGSECGPAVVNGRAPEPSPPVPKPRGRPCSSDRAGAAARAKDPPWMALVQAEPKKKPAPPPPPGSSHETLSRTSEEEDGEEVGKARSEESRSDATDPRPYNPFEEEDEEEEESAAAQKSTPEQEQSETAAKPLHPWYGITPTSSPKAKKRPAPRAPSASPLAHHPISRLSHSEPSSSTPSPALSLESINSESSAKVPGDTDEVSVPKSSSEPTVHTPTATKTSSTDTPLASVSSSESPAAPASLSTNSSFSSSSELASFSGEAQPSTPHASRSVSTGSLKTSPSRLPPKPPAGASTTAVLLTSDGDAGSPKTPSSPKPQLKSSCKENPFNRKPSPAASPSAKKPPKGSKPVRPPAPGHGFPLIKRKVQTDQYIPEEDIYGEMDAIEHQLDQLEHRGVALEEKLRSAENDSPEDSLLVDWFKLIHEKHVLVRHESELIYIFKQQNLEQRQSDVEYELRCLLNKPEKDWTDEDRGREKVLMQELVTIIEQRNAIVNCLDEDRQREEEEDKMLEAMIKRKEFHKETETESKKKGKFKPMKVLKLLGNKHDSKSKSPKEKS, encoded by the exons ATGAAGcgcccagctgctgcctcctcaccTCCTCTGCTGTCCCACAAGAAGCCCGTGGCTGTGGTGGAGGGTCCCTCAGCACCGCAG GATGATGCCCCCTCGGACCTGTCGGAGCAGTCCCAGCGCACGACACTCAGCAGTACCTGCGCCGCCTGCCAGCAGCATGTCCATCTGGTCCAGCGTTACCTGGCCGAGGGCAAGCTCTACCACCGCCAGTGCTTTAG GTGTAAGGAATGCTCCAGCACACTGCTCCCAGGGTCATACAAGCCCGGGTCAGAGGCAGGGACCTTTGTCTGCACACAGCATCGTGGTAAACTGGCCATGAGTGGAAGGGTGGAGCGGAGGCCCAGCCCAGACCGACGGTCCCCAGAGCTGAGGACTGAAACTGGGGCTGGCAGCGTGGGTGAGGATACCCTCCCCACAGGAGCAGAGGTGGGAAAGAGCGATGGCGACTCCCTGAAGAGCGTGGCAGAGACCCATATGCCTGCAGAGGGGCTTGCtggccctgtggagaaggacaaCATGCCCAGCAAAGCAGAGACAGCGATGGCCCCTGCTCATGCAGGCAACGAGGCACCTGTCCCCCAAACTCCCCCCAGACCTCCCCTTCCCAGCAAGCCCACAGTGCTCAGCCAGGACAAAGCCAGCTCACTGGATGGACGACTCAGGGAGATGCGACCCACCCCTGCCCCAAGGAGGGCTGCGGACACGTCGGCCCTCTCCCCTCCGACCTCTCACCCAGTGCCGCGGCCCAGGTCCACTCTCCAGGGCGAGGGCAGCGAGTGTGGGCCTGCCGTCGTGAATG GTAGGGCACCTGAACCCAGCCCCCCTGTCCCAAAACCCCGAGGGAGACCCTGCTCCTCTGATCG tgctggagctgctgcaagaGCCAAGGACCCACCGTGGATGGCCTTAGTGCAAGCAGAGCCCAAGAAGAAGccagctccccctccccccccgggCAGCAGCCACGAGACTCTGAGTAGGACttcagaggaggaggatggggaggaggtagGGAAAGCCAGGAGCGAGGAGAGCAGGTCTGACGCCACAGACCCCAGACCATACAACCCCtttgaggaggaggatgaggaggaagaggagagtgCTGCTGCCCAAAAGAGCACGCCTGAGCAGGAGCAGAGTGAGACTGCTGCCAAGCCTCTCCACCCCTGGTATGGCATcactcccaccagcagcccaaAGGCAAAGAAGCGGCCAGCTCCACGAGCCCCCAGTGCTTCCCCACTAG CCCACCACCCCATCTCCAGGCTGTCACACTCGGAGCCATCGTCTTCTACTCCATCTCCAGCCCTCAGCCTTGAGAGCATCAACTCTGAGAGTTCAGCCAAGGTGCCGGGTGACACCGATGAGGTCTCGGTGCCCAAAAGCTCCTCTGAACCCACTGTCCACACGCCAACAGCCACCAAGACCTCTAGCACTGACACGCCACTGGCCAGTGTCTCTTCCAGTGAaagccctgctgccccagccagcctctccaccaactcctccttctcctcctccagcgAGCTGGCCAGCTTCAGTGGGgaggcacagcccagcaccccacatGCCAGCAGGAGTGTTTCCACTGGCAGCTTAAAGaccagccccagccggctgccccCCAAGCCTCCTGCTGGGGCTAGCACTACAGCCGTCCTCTTGACTTCAGATGGGGATGCTGGGAGCCCCAAGACGCCTTCCTCACCCAAGCCGCAGCTGAAG TCTTCCTGCAAAGAGAACCCCTTCAACCGGAAGCCATcacctgctgcctccccctctGCAAAGAAACCTCCCAAGGGCTCCAAGCCAGTTCGTCCTCCTGCACCGGGTCATGGCTTCCCACTGATCAAACGCAAG GTGCAGACAGATCAGTACATTCCTGAGGAAGACATCTATGGGGAGATGGATGCCATTGAGCACCAGCTGGACCAGCTGGAGCACCGTGGGGTGGCCTTGGAGGAAAAACTTCGCAGTGCTGAGAATG ACAGCCCCGAGGACAGCCTGCTGGTGGACTGGTTCAAACTCATCCATGAGAAGCATGTGCTAGTGCGCCATGAATCGGAGCTTATCTACAT CTTCAAGCAACAGAACCTGGAGCAGCGGCAGTCAGATGTGGAGTATGAACTGCGTTGCCTCCTCAACAAGCCAG AGAAGGACTGGACCGATGAGGACCgagggagggagaaggtgcTGATGCAAGAGCTGGTGACCATCATTGAGCAGAGGAACGCCATTGTGAACTGCCTGGACGAGGACCGGCAGAG agaagaggaggaggataaAATGTTGGAAGCCATGATTAAAAGGAAAG AATTTCACAAGGAGACGGAGactgaaagcaagaagaaaggCAAATTCAAGCCCATGAAGGTGCTTAAGCTGCTGGGCAACAAGCATGACTCCAAGAGCAAATCGCCCAAGGAGAAAAGCTAG